The Pirellulimonas nuda genome includes a region encoding these proteins:
- a CDS encoding radical SAM protein: protein MLPFRDYTYLGATQSVCPDCLALTPAKIIERGGRVYFRKRCPTHGLREDFVCSDARWFDRPGYTTPARQPLVMATLPERGCPFDCGLCTEHEQHTCVALLEITSSCNLECPMCFAGSAPGGKHLTLEECQAAIDALVEAEGQPEVLQLSGGEPTIHPRFFEIVDYACGQPIDYVMINTNGVRLARDPAFVARLAQYKHKLEVYLQFDSTEESAYVRLRGEPLLAVKQQAVENCAAAGLRLTLVATLQAGVNLDQVGPIVRYAAAQPMVSGVSFQPASYVGRHFLPQELEERVTFPDVLQELARQWPEVWRGADFTPLPCAHPNAHTIAYAYRAGQTITPLARFIDIDANLGLLAGGITFTRPRARALIEQVMSRSCCGPGGCGPSAAGPAPANGLLNILDKPTAGRSTDTIAAEFFAKAIAEDLTPSDTFRVTITSFMDAYNFDVRQVMKSCVHFVLPSGHIVPFSAYNLFYRDGHVPLPPLTKGLPRSHGAHRERKETELETADDRR from the coding sequence ATGCTCCCTTTCCGCGACTACACCTACCTCGGCGCCACCCAAAGCGTCTGCCCGGATTGCCTGGCGCTCACGCCCGCGAAGATCATCGAGCGCGGCGGGCGGGTCTACTTCCGCAAGCGTTGCCCCACGCACGGCCTGCGCGAGGACTTTGTCTGCTCGGACGCCCGCTGGTTCGATCGGCCGGGGTACACGACCCCCGCCCGGCAGCCTCTTGTAATGGCCACGCTCCCCGAGCGCGGCTGCCCGTTCGATTGTGGGCTTTGCACGGAGCACGAGCAGCACACCTGCGTTGCGCTGCTGGAGATCACCTCGAGCTGCAACCTTGAGTGCCCGATGTGCTTTGCCGGCAGCGCGCCGGGGGGCAAGCATCTGACCTTGGAGGAGTGCCAGGCAGCGATTGACGCGCTGGTCGAGGCAGAGGGGCAGCCCGAGGTGCTGCAGCTCTCCGGGGGCGAGCCTACCATCCACCCGCGGTTTTTTGAGATCGTCGACTACGCGTGCGGGCAGCCCATCGACTACGTGATGATCAACACCAACGGCGTACGGCTGGCGCGTGATCCGGCGTTTGTTGCGCGGCTCGCCCAGTACAAGCACAAGCTGGAGGTCTACCTGCAGTTCGACAGCACCGAAGAATCGGCGTATGTGCGGTTGCGGGGCGAGCCGCTGCTGGCGGTCAAGCAGCAGGCGGTGGAAAACTGCGCCGCGGCCGGGCTGCGGCTCACCCTGGTGGCGACGCTGCAGGCCGGCGTGAACCTCGACCAGGTGGGGCCCATTGTCCGCTACGCGGCCGCACAGCCGATGGTGAGCGGCGTCAGCTTCCAGCCCGCCAGCTACGTCGGCCGGCACTTCTTGCCGCAAGAACTCGAAGAGCGCGTCACCTTCCCCGACGTGCTGCAGGAGCTGGCCCGGCAGTGGCCCGAGGTGTGGCGGGGCGCCGACTTCACCCCCCTGCCCTGCGCGCACCCCAACGCCCACACCATCGCGTACGCCTATCGCGCGGGCCAAACCATCACGCCGCTGGCGCGGTTCATCGACATCGACGCCAACCTCGGCCTCTTGGCCGGCGGCATCACCTTTACCCGGCCCCGCGCGCGGGCGCTCATCGAACAAGTCATGTCCAGAAGCTGCTGCGGCCCCGGCGGCTGCGGGCCGAGCGCCGCGGGCCCAGCGCCCGCGAACGGCCTGCTGAACATCCTCGACAAACCAACCGCCGGCCGCTCGACCGACACGATCGCCGCAGAGTTCTTCGCCAAGGCGATCGCCGAAGACCTAACCCCCAGCGACACGTTCCGTGTCACGATCACCAGCTTCATGGACGCGTACAACTTCGACGTGAGGCAAGTGATGAAGTCGTGCGTCCACTTCGTGCTGCCCAGCGGCCACATCGTGCCGTTTAGCGCGTACAACCTGTTCTACCGCGACGGGCACGTGCCGCTTCCGCCGCTGACGAAAGGTTTACCACGGAGCCACGGAGCGCACAGAGAACGGAAGGAGACGGAGCTGGAAACCGCGGATGATCGCCGATGA
- a CDS encoding class I adenylate-forming enzyme family protein — protein MPLAGPALTTPSPIDDLIGHGLRTKPDELALVSAETELSWRELDRQSDALARAYLGIGLAPGDRVASLMPNRPALVIHYLACLKGGLAATPLNYRYMPPEIDHALQVSGAALLLHHAERDADIAASVWAERLPLGVVRYKTAAGAGRRFEELVAQPPTDDPLPTPEPDGPAFIYFTSGSTGRPKGVTHSRRSFGAMIAAAIQGMEMTPADTMLPGASFSHIGGSLFGLLTLAAGGRLVIPRATDGHEVLPLLRRFAPTVLWMLPAALAALVRDHDASPSDFASIRFCFSGGDKVAEELEREFTALAGFPIEEGYGMTEIGAATLNPPSGECRLGSIGRLSPGYEASIRDDSGAEVPTGAPGQLWVRSPADAPGYWNNPQATAETIVDGWLDTGDLVRADADGYLWFCGRKKQIIIHDGSNICPQEVEEAVAAHPAVDQVGVIGVHDLAHGEIVRAYVTLNPDVPPPTAADLIGTAREHVGYKAPEEIVLLEAMPLNATGKIDRMRLKQMAEENLR, from the coding sequence ATGCCCCTCGCCGGCCCCGCGCTCACGACTCCCAGCCCCATCGACGACTTGATCGGCCACGGGCTGCGGACCAAGCCGGACGAGCTGGCGCTAGTTTCTGCCGAGACGGAACTCTCCTGGCGCGAACTCGATCGGCAGAGCGACGCGCTCGCCCGTGCGTACCTGGGCATCGGCCTGGCGCCGGGGGACCGGGTCGCCTCGCTGATGCCCAACCGCCCGGCGCTGGTCATCCACTACCTAGCGTGTCTCAAGGGGGGCTTGGCAGCGACGCCGCTCAACTACCGCTACATGCCGCCCGAGATCGATCACGCGCTCCAGGTCAGCGGCGCGGCGTTGCTGTTGCACCACGCCGAGCGCGACGCAGACATCGCAGCCAGCGTGTGGGCGGAGCGCCTCCCGCTGGGAGTGGTCCGCTACAAGACAGCGGCGGGCGCGGGGCGGCGTTTTGAGGAGTTGGTCGCCCAGCCGCCGACCGACGACCCGCTGCCAACGCCCGAGCCCGACGGGCCGGCCTTCATCTACTTCACCTCCGGCAGCACCGGCCGCCCCAAGGGAGTGACCCATTCGCGTCGCTCTTTCGGCGCGATGATCGCCGCCGCGATCCAGGGGATGGAGATGACCCCTGCCGATACGATGCTGCCCGGCGCGTCGTTCTCGCACATCGGCGGCTCGTTGTTCGGGCTGCTCACGCTGGCCGCCGGGGGGCGGCTGGTGATCCCCCGCGCAACCGACGGCCACGAGGTCCTCCCGCTGCTACGGCGGTTTGCGCCCACCGTGCTGTGGATGCTGCCGGCGGCGTTGGCAGCCCTGGTGCGCGACCACGACGCCTCGCCGTCCGACTTCGCTTCGATCCGCTTCTGCTTCTCTGGCGGCGACAAGGTGGCCGAGGAACTGGAGCGCGAGTTTACCGCGCTGGCCGGCTTCCCGATCGAGGAGGGCTACGGCATGACCGAGATCGGCGCCGCGACGCTCAATCCCCCCTCGGGCGAGTGCCGCCTGGGGTCGATCGGCCGGCTCAGCCCAGGGTACGAAGCGTCGATCCGCGACGATTCGGGCGCCGAGGTCCCCACCGGCGCCCCGGGGCAACTGTGGGTCCGCTCGCCGGCCGACGCGCCGGGCTACTGGAACAACCCGCAGGCGACCGCCGAGACGATCGTCGACGGTTGGCTCGACACCGGCGACCTGGTACGCGCGGACGCCGACGGCTACCTGTGGTTCTGCGGCCGCAAGAAGCAGATCATCATCCACGACGGCTCGAACATCTGCCCGCAGGAAGTAGAAGAAGCGGTGGCCGCGCACCCGGCGGTCGATCAGGTCGGCGTGATCGGCGTCCACGACTTGGCGCACGGCGAGATCGTGCGGGCCTACGTGACGCTCAACCCCGACGTCCCACCCCCCACCGCCGCGGACCTGATCGGCACGGCGCGCGAGCACGTCGGCTACAAGGCGCCGGAAGAGATCGTCTTGCTCGAAGCGATGCCGCTCAACGCGACAGGCAAGATCGATCGCATGCGATTGAAGCAGATGGCCGAGGAGAACTTGCGGTAG
- a CDS encoding alpha/beta hydrolase-fold protein — MPGWSEVELAGHGCSVFEPLEPSPHGYTLIYLHSVGLEDLRDCPGYAAQLQRRGLRMIAPRTGLSWWVDKVCDEFDPDVTAERYVADAVLPYIAERWGVRPPGIGLLGVSMGGQGALRLAYRKPSLFPVVAAVSPAVDFQNWMTYGAAAFSGEEQRGREASLWQMYGDPERARQDTATLHVHPLNWPRNQMFVCDPDDPWHESCDRLHMKLGSLGVPHEHDLETRAGGHSWDYFDAMAPRVFDFLVERLDAERRRQPTP; from the coding sequence ATGCCCGGTTGGTCGGAAGTAGAATTGGCCGGGCACGGTTGCTCGGTGTTTGAGCCGCTGGAACCCTCACCGCACGGGTATACGCTCATCTACCTGCACAGCGTGGGGCTCGAAGACCTGCGAGACTGCCCGGGGTACGCCGCCCAGCTCCAGCGGCGGGGGCTGCGGATGATCGCGCCGCGCACGGGGCTGAGCTGGTGGGTCGATAAAGTTTGCGATGAGTTCGATCCGGACGTTACCGCGGAGCGGTACGTGGCTGACGCGGTGCTCCCGTACATCGCCGAGCGGTGGGGCGTGCGGCCCCCCGGGATCGGACTGCTGGGCGTCAGCATGGGGGGGCAGGGGGCGCTGCGGTTGGCGTACCGCAAGCCCAGCCTGTTCCCGGTGGTCGCGGCCGTGTCGCCGGCGGTCGACTTTCAGAACTGGATGACCTACGGCGCCGCGGCCTTCAGCGGTGAAGAGCAACGCGGGCGCGAGGCCTCGCTGTGGCAGATGTACGGCGACCCCGAGCGGGCCCGGCAAGACACCGCTACGCTGCACGTTCACCCGCTCAACTGGCCGCGCAACCAGATGTTCGTCTGCGACCCGGACGACCCTTGGCACGAGTCGTGCGACCGGCTGCACATGAAGCTCGGCTCGCTGGGGGTGCCGCACGAGCACGACTTGGAGACGCGCGCCGGGGGGCATAGCTGGGACTACTTCGATGCGATGGCGCCGCGGGTGTTCGACTTTCTGGTCGAGCGGCTCGACGCAGAGCGGCGGCGTCAGCCGACGCCGTGA
- a CDS encoding DUF3891 family protein, protein MIRRTINLDGAPHWLLIPQPAHAGLSGALAAAWRAPIVSYPPAEDEVRQAILRHDDGWAAWERRPELDPATGAPYSFTELPRPTALQLWEGSIAAASAIGPLAGSAVAGHFLKLLETSDEADEPFAVAWTDKNAALRSNLLTRYAARRPDADIDALAAESLAAVRLFDWISLWLCCYGPLGYQDFEQPIEPLVTDDGTTFTPHAMYLDGAVHVAVDPWPLNQDRLACDIRGLCTSVRCYLSTDELVANSRPSRIRWRFHPEGVHGVG, encoded by the coding sequence GTGATCCGCCGCACGATCAACCTTGACGGCGCCCCGCACTGGCTGTTGATCCCGCAGCCGGCCCATGCCGGGCTGAGCGGCGCGCTGGCCGCCGCGTGGCGGGCGCCAATCGTTTCCTATCCGCCAGCGGAGGACGAGGTCCGACAAGCGATCCTCCGCCACGACGACGGCTGGGCCGCGTGGGAACGCAGGCCGGAGCTGGACCCCGCGACTGGCGCCCCGTACAGCTTCACCGAGCTGCCCCGCCCTACCGCTCTCCAACTCTGGGAAGGCTCGATCGCCGCGGCGTCCGCCATCGGCCCGCTAGCCGGGTCGGCCGTGGCCGGACACTTCCTCAAGCTGCTGGAGACCTCCGACGAGGCCGACGAGCCCTTCGCGGTCGCCTGGACCGATAAGAACGCTGCCCTGCGCAGCAATCTGCTCACACGCTACGCCGCCCGGCGCCCCGATGCAGACATCGATGCGCTGGCCGCCGAGTCGCTCGCCGCGGTCCGCCTGTTCGACTGGATCAGCTTGTGGCTCTGCTGCTACGGCCCGCTGGGCTACCAAGACTTCGAGCAGCCGATCGAGCCGCTGGTGACCGACGACGGGACCACCTTCACCCCCCACGCCATGTACCTAGACGGCGCCGTCCACGTCGCGGTCGATCCCTGGCCGCTGAACCAGGACCGTTTGGCGTGCGACATCCGGGGGCTCTGCACCTCCGTCCGATGCTACCTCAGCACAGACGAGCTGGTCGCCAACTCGCGCCCGTCGCGCATCCGCTGGCGGTTCCACCCCGAGGGGGTTCACGGCGTCGGCTGA
- a CDS encoding Uma2 family endonuclease yields the protein MSTDAATRLVTADELAEISSAGQRCELIRGEVVYMSPAFSTHGRVAMRLGTRLSYFIEGQGLGTTFAAETGFLIGRDPDTVRAPDAAFVSTELLERVGPAEKFFPAAPTLAVEVASPNDSAKEVDAKARMWIAAGSEQAWVALPSRKTVTIYDKSGGVRILGENETLDGGDMLPGFELSVSEVFSGIV from the coding sequence ATGAGCACCGACGCAGCGACGCGGCTCGTGACCGCGGATGAACTAGCTGAAATCTCCAGCGCTGGCCAGCGTTGCGAGTTGATCCGCGGGGAGGTTGTGTACATGTCGCCGGCTTTCAGCACGCACGGGCGAGTGGCGATGCGTTTGGGGACACGCCTTTCCTATTTCATTGAAGGACAGGGACTGGGCACGACCTTCGCCGCTGAAACCGGATTTCTTATCGGACGCGATCCGGACACTGTCCGCGCGCCCGATGCAGCATTTGTGAGCACTGAGCTTCTTGAACGCGTCGGGCCGGCCGAGAAGTTCTTTCCCGCCGCGCCCACCCTGGCCGTTGAGGTCGCGTCGCCGAACGATTCGGCGAAAGAAGTAGACGCGAAGGCAAGGATGTGGATCGCCGCGGGCTCAGAACAGGCTTGGGTGGCCTTACCGTCTCGCAAGACGGTAACCATCTACGACAAATCGGGTGGCGTTCGGATCCTGGGTGAGAACGAAACTCTCGATGGCGGCGACATGCTCCCCGGCTTCGAGCTCTCTGTTTCGGAAGTCTTTTCAGGAATCGTCTAA
- the fba gene encoding class II fructose-bisphosphate aldolase (catalyzes the reversible aldol condensation of dihydroxyacetonephosphate and glyceraldehyde 3-phosphate in the Calvin cycle, glycolysis, and/or gluconeogenesis), whose protein sequence is MPLVPMRLLLDHAAENGYGLAAFNVNDMEQIQAIMEAAAETDSPVIVQASRGARKFSQDAYLKHLMLAAAELYPNIPIVMHQDHGNSPETCQSAIDNGFTSVMMDGSLKEDGKTPADFDYNVKVTKAVVDAAHAQGVSVEGELGCLGSLESGGGEQEDGHGAEGVLSHDQLLTDPEEAEQFVAATGVDALAVAIGTSHGAYKFSKKPTGEVLAMSRIEEIHRRLPNCHLVMHGSSSVPQELQDIINQYGGKIKPTFGVPVEEIQKGIKHGVRKVNVDTDNRLAITGAIRKVLATEPEKFDPRDYLVPARAAMKDVCVARMTAFGQAGNAGKIKCKSISDFVSYYK, encoded by the coding sequence ATGCCCCTGGTCCCCATGCGTCTTCTGCTCGACCACGCCGCCGAGAACGGGTACGGCCTGGCCGCGTTTAACGTGAACGATATGGAGCAGATCCAGGCCATCATGGAGGCGGCCGCCGAGACGGACAGCCCCGTGATCGTGCAGGCCAGCCGCGGCGCCCGCAAGTTCTCGCAGGACGCCTACCTGAAGCACCTGATGCTGGCCGCGGCGGAGCTGTACCCCAACATCCCGATCGTCATGCACCAGGACCACGGCAACAGCCCGGAGACCTGCCAGAGCGCCATCGACAACGGCTTCACCAGCGTGATGATGGACGGCAGCCTGAAGGAAGACGGCAAGACCCCCGCAGACTTCGACTACAACGTGAAGGTCACCAAGGCGGTGGTGGACGCGGCCCATGCGCAGGGCGTTTCGGTCGAGGGAGAGCTGGGCTGCCTCGGCTCGCTGGAGTCCGGCGGCGGCGAGCAAGAAGACGGCCACGGCGCCGAGGGGGTGCTGAGCCACGACCAATTGCTGACCGACCCCGAAGAGGCGGAGCAGTTCGTCGCCGCGACCGGCGTCGACGCCCTGGCGGTCGCCATCGGCACCAGCCACGGCGCCTACAAGTTCAGCAAGAAGCCCACCGGCGAGGTGCTGGCCATGAGCCGGATCGAAGAGATCCACCGCCGCCTGCCCAACTGCCACCTGGTGATGCACGGCAGCAGCAGCGTGCCGCAAGAGCTGCAAGACATCATCAACCAGTACGGCGGCAAGATTAAGCCCACCTTCGGCGTGCCGGTCGAAGAGATCCAGAAGGGCATCAAGCACGGCGTGCGGAAGGTGAACGTAGACACCGACAACCGCCTGGCCATCACAGGCGCCATCCGCAAGGTGCTGGCGACCGAGCCCGAGAAGTTCGACCCCCGCGACTACCTGGTGCCGGCCCGCGCCGCCATGAAGGACGTCTGCGTGGCGCGCATGACCGCCTTCGGCCAGGCCGGCAACGCCGGCAAGATCAAGTGCAAGAGCATCAGCGACTTCGTCAGCTACTACAAGTAG
- a CDS encoding TIGR00282 family metallophosphoesterase: MRLFFIGDIVGKPGRAIVCRALPGLIAQQGIDLVIANAENAAAGSGYNPAIHRELMAAGVDGVTLGDHVYRRREVLPLLESEPNVVRPANLPDEAVGRRWAVVQARSGEQVAFFCLLGRLFMNTHAADNPWRHADRVLSEIPSDVRVRFLDFHAEATGEAQTMGRYLDGRCGAVLGTHTHVPTADERILPGGTAFQCDVGMTGPHESILGRRIDRVLSATLTGVPTPFDVASDDNRINGSLVDFDPATGRATAIERVVVDEQRAEQLAGA; the protein is encoded by the coding sequence ATGCGCCTCTTCTTCATCGGCGACATCGTCGGCAAGCCGGGGCGGGCGATTGTTTGCCGGGCGCTGCCGGGGTTGATCGCCCAGCAGGGGATCGACCTGGTGATCGCCAACGCCGAGAACGCGGCGGCCGGTTCCGGGTACAACCCCGCCATCCATCGCGAGCTGATGGCCGCCGGCGTTGACGGCGTCACGCTGGGGGACCACGTCTACCGGCGGCGCGAGGTGCTGCCGCTGTTGGAGAGCGAGCCGAACGTCGTCCGCCCCGCGAACCTCCCCGACGAGGCGGTCGGCCGGCGCTGGGCCGTGGTCCAAGCGCGCTCGGGCGAGCAGGTCGCCTTCTTCTGCCTGCTGGGCCGGCTGTTCATGAACACCCACGCGGCCGACAACCCCTGGCGCCACGCAGACCGGGTGCTGAGCGAGATCCCCAGCGACGTGCGGGTCCGCTTCTTAGACTTCCACGCCGAGGCCACCGGCGAGGCCCAGACCATGGGCCGGTACCTCGACGGCCGCTGCGGCGCCGTTCTGGGGACCCACACGCACGTCCCTACCGCGGACGAACGCATCCTCCCCGGCGGCACGGCCTTCCAGTGCGACGTCGGCATGACCGGCCCCCACGAGAGCATCCTTGGGAGACGCATCGATCGCGTGCTCAGCGCCACGCTTACCGGCGTCCCCACCCCCTTCGATGTCGCGAGCGACGACAACCGCATCAACGGCTCGCTGGTCGATTTCGACCCCGCCACGGGGCGCGCCACCGCGATCGAGCGCGTGGTCGTCGACGAGCAGCGCGCCGAGCAGCTAGCAGGGGCGTAG
- the rny gene encoding ribonuclease Y, producing the protein MTSREIIIALLAAVLGMGLVKVFSYLRKRDAEKEAREILDRANIEAATRRKEAEVEAKEIALAEKAKGEEQLNVLRQKLHERERHLDKTEDALGSRADQLGKQEKMVEGNQRRLAEKLEDSARRQEELDKLLNVQRQTLHRISGLDPEEAKRQLLARLDTELSNEQGALVTKHMKAVAETCDARARELVITSVQRFAAAHTADATTSTVDIPSDEMKGRIIGREGRNIRAFEKETGVDVIIDDTPGVVIVSAFDPVRREIARIALGKLIADGRIHPTRIEELVQETVVEVDKDIRRHGEEAQQEAGVHGLHPKVVELLGRLRYRTSYSQNVLRHSIEVAFVTGMLAEELGMDGDLARRAGLLHDIGKAADHDAEGGHPKIGADLLKRYGENETVVHAALGHHDDIRPDMPYTVLCAAADACSASRPGARRENLDRYIKRMQELEAIATGFEGVHQAFAIQAGREVRVIASTDRTTDESAAKIARDIARSFEQQLTYPGEIKVTMIRETRFTEIAH; encoded by the coding sequence ATGACAAGCAGAGAGATCATCATCGCGTTGCTCGCGGCCGTGCTGGGCATGGGGCTGGTCAAGGTCTTCAGCTACCTCCGCAAACGCGACGCCGAAAAAGAGGCGCGCGAGATCCTCGACCGCGCCAACATCGAGGCCGCCACACGCCGCAAAGAAGCCGAGGTCGAGGCCAAAGAGATCGCCCTGGCCGAGAAAGCCAAGGGGGAAGAGCAGCTCAACGTGCTGCGGCAAAAGCTGCACGAACGCGAACGCCACCTTGACAAGACCGAGGACGCCCTTGGCTCGCGCGCCGATCAACTGGGCAAGCAAGAGAAGATGGTCGAGGGGAACCAGCGGCGCCTCGCCGAGAAGCTGGAAGACTCCGCCCGCCGGCAGGAGGAGCTGGACAAGCTGCTGAACGTCCAGCGACAAACCCTGCACCGCATCAGCGGGCTCGACCCCGAGGAGGCCAAGCGGCAGCTCCTGGCGCGGCTCGACACAGAGCTCTCCAACGAGCAGGGCGCGCTGGTCACCAAGCACATGAAGGCCGTCGCCGAGACCTGCGACGCCCGCGCCCGCGAGTTGGTGATCACCAGCGTGCAGCGCTTCGCCGCGGCCCACACGGCGGACGCCACCACCAGCACCGTCGACATCCCCAGCGACGAGATGAAGGGCCGCATCATCGGCCGCGAGGGACGCAACATCCGCGCGTTCGAGAAGGAGACCGGCGTCGACGTGATCATCGACGACACGCCGGGCGTGGTGATCGTCAGCGCCTTCGACCCGGTGCGCCGCGAGATCGCCCGCATCGCGCTGGGCAAGCTGATCGCAGACGGACGGATCCACCCCACCCGCATCGAAGAGCTGGTGCAAGAGACCGTCGTGGAGGTCGACAAGGACATCCGCCGGCACGGCGAAGAGGCCCAGCAGGAGGCGGGCGTGCACGGGCTGCACCCCAAGGTGGTGGAGCTGCTCGGACGCCTCCGCTACCGCACCAGCTACAGCCAGAACGTGCTGCGGCACTCGATCGAGGTGGCGTTTGTCACCGGCATGCTGGCCGAGGAGCTGGGCATGGACGGCGACCTGGCCCGCCGCGCGGGGCTGCTGCACGACATCGGCAAGGCGGCCGACCACGACGCCGAGGGGGGCCATCCCAAGATCGGCGCCGACCTGCTGAAGCGCTACGGCGAGAACGAGACCGTGGTGCACGCCGCCCTGGGCCACCACGACGACATCCGCCCCGACATGCCCTACACGGTGCTGTGCGCCGCTGCCGACGCCTGCAGCGCGTCGCGCCCGGGGGCCCGCCGCGAGAACCTCGACCGCTACATCAAGCGGATGCAAGAACTCGAAGCCATCGCCACCGGCTTCGAGGGGGTCCACCAAGCGTTCGCCATCCAGGCGGGCCGCGAGGTGCGCGTGATCGCCTCGACCGACAGGACCACCGACGAGTCGGCCGCCAAGATCGCCCGCGACATCGCCAGGAGCTTCGAACAGCAGCTCACCTACCCGGGCGAGATCAAGGTGACGATGATACGCGAGACAAGGTTCACCGAGATCGCGCACTAG
- the tilS gene encoding tRNA lysidine(34) synthetase TilS, with translation MPPNPQRSSPPEGELHPLEQAVALALQGSDWRAVNVVIAVSGGADSVALLRAICRLRPLGPGDGGLIAAHYNHRLRGDEAEADARWTAETCGRLGVPCELGAAATAPASADEAAARVARHRFLLQAAHKHGARLIAAGHTRDDQAETVLHRALRGAGVAGLAGIPARRELAPGVSLVRPLLSVSRQEVESYLALLEQLYRTDATNAQPCYTRNRLRHEALPLLRSIVGPGVDGALLRLAQHASNQHAVLSDAASAWRRLAASRVGQQWRIDRRQLAGLPEPVLCEVCRQCWRAAGWPQQGMTEAHWRRLTAALTADDCEAFDLPGAINVRLVDGALVLAPTK, from the coding sequence ATGCCCCCTAATCCGCAACGGAGTTCCCCGCCGGAGGGGGAGCTCCACCCGTTGGAACAGGCGGTCGCCCTCGCCCTGCAGGGGAGCGATTGGCGGGCCGTGAACGTGGTGATCGCTGTTTCGGGGGGGGCGGACAGCGTCGCGCTGCTGCGGGCCATCTGCCGGCTGCGCCCGCTGGGGCCGGGCGACGGGGGGCTGATTGCCGCCCACTACAACCACCGGCTGCGGGGCGACGAGGCAGAGGCCGACGCCCGTTGGACCGCCGAAACGTGTGGTCGACTGGGCGTGCCATGCGAACTGGGGGCAGCCGCCACGGCCCCCGCGTCCGCCGACGAGGCCGCGGCGCGCGTCGCCCGTCATCGTTTTCTCTTGCAGGCGGCCCACAAGCACGGCGCCCGGCTGATCGCTGCCGGCCACACCCGCGACGACCAGGCCGAAACCGTGCTGCACCGGGCGCTCCGCGGCGCCGGCGTCGCCGGGCTGGCGGGCATCCCGGCCCGCCGCGAGTTGGCGCCCGGGGTGTCGCTGGTGCGCCCGCTGCTGAGCGTCAGCCGCCAAGAGGTAGAATCCTACCTGGCTTTGCTGGAGCAGCTGTACCGCACCGACGCCACCAACGCCCAGCCCTGCTACACCCGCAACCGGCTCCGTCACGAGGCGTTGCCGCTGCTGCGGTCGATTGTCGGCCCCGGGGTCGACGGCGCCCTGCTGCGGCTCGCCCAGCACGCCTCGAACCAGCACGCGGTGCTGAGCGACGCCGCCAGCGCGTGGCGGCGCCTAGCGGCGTCGCGGGTCGGCCAGCAGTGGCGGATCGACCGCCGGCAACTCGCGGGCCTCCCCGAGCCGGTGCTGTGCGAGGTCTGCCGGCAGTGCTGGCGCGCCGCGGGCTGGCCCCAGCAGGGGATGACCGAGGCGCACTGGAGGCGGCTCACGGCAGCGCTCACGGCGGATGATTGCGAGGCGTTTGACCTGCCGGGCGCGATCAACGTGCGTTTGGTGGATGGCGCGCTAGTGCTGGCGCCAACCAAGTGA